In [Mycobacterium] stephanolepidis, the genomic window ATTCACCGCATGGCCGCCCTGGCGCCCCGGCGTGCTGTTCGCCGGCGACGCGCTAGGCGCGGGTAAGCCCGTCAGCGGTGCCGGCATCTCCAAAGCGCTCGAATCCGGTTTGGCAGCAGGCGAATGCGCGGTAGCGGCGTTGCAGAACGCCGGACCCCAGGACTTCACCAACTACCAGCAGCGGATGAATGATGCCTGGGGCCGGGAGTACCAGCGCGGGCGAATCATGCACCGCGCGTTGGGTAATCCATGGCTGTGCGACAAGGGCATCAAGCTGATGGACAACGCGGCCTTCCGCGACAACCTACTCAAAGTCTTGTACAAGCGGGCCCAGGGCCCCGGTCACAAGCACTGATTCGCCGTGTGGTCGATCCGGCGGCGTGAGATGGTGCTCGCCACCGGACTGTCCAGTGTTGCAGGGTTTCTCGACGCGATCGGGTTCGTGCATCTGGGCGGGTACTTCCTGTCGTTCATGAGCGGGAACACGACCAGGATGGCGGCGTCAACCGCCACCCACCACTGGGAATCCGCGTACAAGGCGGCCGGTTTGATCGGCATGTTCTTCATCGGAGTGATGGTCGGCGCGATCGCGTCACGCATCAGTGGCCAACATGAACGGGTTGCCGTGCTGGCAGTTGCCTCAAGCACCGTGGCCGCGGCTGCCATTACCCAGGAATTGGGCGCGGGCGTGGCGGCGCTGCTCCTGACGGCGCTCGCGATGGGTTCCATGAACTCGGTTTTCCAGCGCTCCGGCGAAGTCCAGGTGGGCCTCACCTATATCACCGGCACGGTGGTCAAGGCCGGGCAGCGACTTGTCGATGCGTTCTTCGGCGGCCCCCGGTGGGTGTGGCTGCGCTACATCACGCTCTGGGCGGGCCTGACCGTCGGCGCCGTGCTGGGTGCGGCGACCTACCACCGCATTGGACTCAACGCACTGTGGATCGGCTTGGCGCTGCTGCTCATCGCCACTATCACCACGTGGCTGGTGCGCCGTTCCAGCCCCGCGGCTTTAGATCCGGACTAGATCCAGCACCCGCTCGACACGGGCCACATCTCCATCGACCGTCAAGTGTGACAGCGGAACCCGGTGCCATAGCGCCAGCAGTAGGTCAGACGTCGACGCCGTAATCGTGGCGTCCGGTTCCGCATCGTCCTCCACGATGCCGATGCCCTCGGCATCGGCGCGCAGCAGCCAGGATCCGCCGGCGTCGTTGGCGTGCAGGAGTATTCGCGCCCCTAGAAGGTCCTCCGGGGTGCCGCCGTCACGCCCGATACGCCTGGGCGTGAAGAGCTCCGACCACTCGCTGATGCCGTCGGCTGCCAGAGCAGCATCGATGGGGTCGGCGTCCCAGCCCCGGTATGCGTGCTGGATGTCCCAGCGGTGCACCGCCACCTCGTTTGCCTGCCTGCGATACCAGAACCGCACCGGCCGCTCACCGAACGGCGACTTCGTCGGGGTATCGAGGTCTTTCGAGATCAATGCGGACACGAGAGTATCTGCGCGGTCGGCATACCAACCGATGACGGCCTCCCCCGCCGGAGCGTCCGGATCGACGTCTGTGTACGGAATCTTTTGACCGACAACGACTCCCACGGCCCAACGGTGCACTCCGCCGAGATGGGCCACAACATCGCGTGCCGTCCAGCCCGGGCAGGACAATGCTTCCCGGCCCAGATGCTCGGGCGGGGTGGCGGCGACCGCCGCAATCCCCGTTCGCAACGCCTGCAGCCACTGATCGGGTGTCACCAATTAGTCATACCACTGCCGAGTCTGATTCTCACGACGGTTTTGGACCGCATAGCGTCGCGAGATTCAGACTGGCGTGTGGCGGCGGCGAGAGCGCACTTACCTCCGGACAGATCGCTCAGCCGCTTGAGGACAAGCCGGAGTGGCCGGTCGCGGAACGCGAGAACTACCAGGCGGTACTGAGCGCGCATCGGCACGTGAAGGCGCTGCACGCAGTGAAAATTCCTCGCGAGAACTAAAGCGCCAGCAGCACCTCGACACTCCTCGACCCCGACAATTTTCAACCATTCGTACACGAGACCTCGACGCACAGTTGATATGATGTCGGGCAGCTTCTCTCCGTGACCCTGAGGTTGTTACAGGAAACAAGAAGACACGCATCTTTTCTCTCTTCCGTGCAGAGACGGCGCTCACTGATGTCTTGAATACTCAAAGCTCACTTCATACCCACACCGTGAGTGGGCTATCGACATGCCGAGTCAGAGAATGAATAAAACGAATAGGACTGCGGACTTGCGTAGGATTCATGAAACTAATAGCGGGCATGCAGATCCACGTCTATTGAGAAAGAATGATATTCAGCAATTCATGTCAGACGCGGAGCCCGCGTCGCTAGAGTCTAATTCCGAGGGCATATCCCAGTTACCCGTACCTGCTATCTATGTCCGCGAAGTCACACTCGGAACAGCTCGGAGAGTTCTCCAGGCTGGAAATATAGATACCAGTCGCCCCCTCGTCGAATATGGCCTGGACTCTATCCGCGCTACAGAACTGGTTGTAGAGCTTGAAGACATATTCCATGTCCAGATACCCGATGAGCAAACTACATACCTGATTACCGTGGACGATATCGCCGACTATTTAATTGCCGAACTCCTACATGCTCAACGGATTCTATGAGCTATATAGATTTAGCCGGGGCGGACTCAAATTGAAAATTAGTCTTGAGCGCGCATTCGCACGCCATGCCCGGCCCGAACAGGCGCGACTGTTGCACGCGCTAAACCTGGATGTCGTCTACCACACTGCCAGTCGCGATACGTTGGCCTACGACACAAGCCCTGTTGATGACGGCGATCATACCCGGACAGAAGTGATCGACCTCGTCGGCGGGCACGGCAGCGGGCTGTTTGGCCATAACCATCCACATCTCGTTGAAGTCGCCGAGCGCTGCCT contains:
- a CDS encoding YoaK family protein, which codes for MVLATGLSSVAGFLDAIGFVHLGGYFLSFMSGNTTRMAASTATHHWESAYKAAGLIGMFFIGVMVGAIASRISGQHERVAVLAVASSTVAAAAITQELGAGVAALLLTALAMGSMNSVFQRSGEVQVGLTYITGTVVKAGQRLVDAFFGGPRWVWLRYITLWAGLTVGAVLGAATYHRIGLNALWIGLALLLIATITTWLVRRSSPAALDPD
- a CDS encoding acyl carrier protein, yielding MSDAEPASLESNSEGISQLPVPAIYVREVTLGTARRVLQAGNIDTSRPLVEYGLDSIRATELVVELEDIFHVQIPDEQTTYLITVDDIADYLIAELLHAQRIL
- a CDS encoding maleylpyruvate isomerase family mycothiol-dependent enzyme; the protein is MTPDQWLQALRTGIAAVAATPPEHLGREALSCPGWTARDVVAHLGGVHRWAVGVVVGQKIPYTDVDPDAPAGEAVIGWYADRADTLVSALISKDLDTPTKSPFGERPVRFWYRRQANEVAVHRWDIQHAYRGWDADPIDAALAADGISEWSELFTPRRIGRDGGTPEDLLGARILLHANDAGGSWLLRADAEGIGIVEDDAEPDATITASTSDLLLALWHRVPLSHLTVDGDVARVERVLDLVRI